DNA from Nymphaea colorata isolate Beijing-Zhang1983 chromosome 4, ASM883128v2, whole genome shotgun sequence:
AATAAAATggctctttttttaaaaaaatgccagaacatagaaaacatgaaaaaagttgttagtttatgatttattttattttttataattttcaggattttttaaatgttttaaatttttttaaaaattgctgAGATATTcccaagatatacaacttttGCGGTATTATACCTGAAATTCCTCGCCATATAATACCCATaatgatatatgtgacaattaTTCAACTAGTTGAAAAACTATATTTGAAGGTAGTGTAATTGTAACTGGGAACCTATGCACTTCACTGCTACCTCCATCAACAAGTACCACAAGTCATAACAGGCATAGACCATGCAATATTAGTAAGTCAAATATCCACTTCAAATAATTTAAGCATGGAGGCCCCGAAAGTgagtccaaaagaaaaaaaaaaaactagaaaaccaTAAatatgtataaactataaagtgtCAGAACTGTTTCATACCTTGTCACAAATCCAAAGCCCTCAACATCAATCTTTCTGAAAAGGATGCTAGAGAAGAAAGATGGCAGCTTGCATACTTCTTTGGTCAAAGATTTGAATTCTGGCACGACAGATAGTAAAGTAgattgtaaaacaaatatcagAATTGTCAACATAGAAAACAGAACTAAGTAAATTCAAACCTTGAACTTGAAGGCCGCCATCATGACCATAGAAAAGTTGATCTATTTTCAACAAGCATTGTTCTTTCAATTCACTTGGAGCTGGGCGCCCATTTTTGAAATAGAACTACACGTATTTCAGAAAGCATATTGAAACCCCCTTAGAAAGCAATTGAGAACTCCGAATGGAAGCAGCCAACAAATTGCAGATACCTGAGGTATGAGTTCCTTCACAGGCTCACTGACTACTTTTAGTGGAGAACCCAGAGATGATGGGCCAACTCCATGGCGTTTTGTGAAACGAGGAGAACCAGATGTGCTTCTTGGAGAAAGAGGTGGTGCACTACCAGCAGGAAATATTGATGGCAAAGAATTTGTTGGAGAGGAACTTGAGCTGCTAGAGCTTCCTGTGACACTCAATGCAATACCTGCCTTTGCATCCTCAATCAAAGATTTTACCTGCATTATTAAAAACAGTGTGGAAGCTGTAAAAGGACATGCACATATTCTCCTGACACAcattaaaatgaacaaaattatacAAATAGATTCCCCAAAAGGAGGgaagaaaagtaaaaagcagaagcaacttgtGAATAAATATTTCCTCTTCAGTTGACATTTGAATCGTCCAAAGGCAAATTTGCAGCCAGAAGTAACTAGCAATGGGTTCTCACAGGAGAACCCACAAATGTTAGTCCGTCGTCAAGGACTTAAACAAGCAAGGCTCcttgtctaaaaatgatgatTCCAAGTGGCCGAAAGGAAACCAATAAGCTGTTTAAACTTCTTCCAGTTCAGATTAACCTCTCTCTAGCATCAGCTGGAAGAAGAGGTAGCAATTCCATGCACTGAAGAGATAGATTCTTAATGAATTTGTCAGTGGAGTGAGAAAGGTGTGGAAAGTCAAGGGAGCCTAAACAGGCAACCAAGCTACTAACGAATGCATGAAACATAATCAagaactttaaagtttaaacaactCTTCCGGCCATAATGCTGACATTCTTGAATGTGATTAAACAAAGTCGAGACCTCCTCAACACTTTGAATATGTGATTAATAGGCCCCTGAAACTGGGACATAGTAGCTGTTTCCAAGCAAGTAAAATGAACACAGTACATGATGTTTAAATGGATGGTCTTCAGAAGTGATCAAACAGCCATCAGGAACTATGAAGCAAATAAGCCaccaagaaaattttgagacaaTAAAGTGGTTCTAACCAAACAGCATAGATGGATTGTTGAGGATATTGCTCCCGATAGATAAAGCTGAAAAAAACTGTTGAACCTCCACCAGATGCATAAAGATTTCCTACTACAATATGCAAGGCTGAACTAAGGGAGACAGGAATTGGTTTTAGACTTGGCTGCATCATGTTtttgttagagagagagaaaaagaaggagaggaagagagagagagatagagaaaggtGCATCGCGTCATTATTATACTTTAGGCTCATTCTGCAGCTACCACATATAAGGTCACAGTGCTTGCATCAACTGAAGGCTTGGTGAAATGTGACACCAGACACAATGGAAAGCTAACTATTCAATGTTCCATCAGtattttcacatccatctggaGGTGAGatcaattttccttcttttaccACAAAGTTCTTCAAGCAATCTAGCAGGgtatacacaaccaaaaacacatatatgtatgctTGTCAACTTCTAAAAACTGACAGCATTTAATAGGATTGCTACGCCTTCGTAGACCATGACTGATCATGTGCATGCAACCATGTAAGGGACACCTAAGACACGAAAGCAGCAGTTCGAGAGGGGAACTCATGCATCCTAGCTTAGCGTTTAAACACCGGGTTCCTATTGAAGACCCCTTGTCCATTTCTCCGAGCATCACATGGCTTCTTCTGCAAATTTAGAACGGACATTTCCGGATTTCTAGTGTCTTCACTGTCTTTTAGTTACTTTTCAGTTGCGTTTCGCGTCACCATTGTCCGTAAGGATTTGATGTGAAAAACATATTTCTAAGATCATCGTTTTTAACGGCACAGTCGCATCATTTTCTAGAACAGGCTAAAGTTTGCAAACGGAAAAACCTCCAGCAAGGGCAGGACAACCAAGAGTTTGAAACGCAAGAAACTGCGCCAAGAACCATACCAGACGCCCAGTCTCAGGAATCGAAAGGAACTGCGAGAATAGCTCATCCACCAAGTAAAGATTCGACTTCAACGCAATCGGAGACACTTCCGGCAATTGCAGCAACTCGAGATCGAGCGATGCAACATCTCCCGCCAACTCCGCTTCCATATCCGATCAGACCACTCTACAATGCCTAATTGTTCCAAGAATTTTCCGCATAGAAAAGCTGCGGGCGAACCAAATACTCGAAATCGCACCGGCTCCTCTACAGAATTCAACCAATTCCACGTGAACGGGCCAAAAATTGAAGCCACACGAAGCATCCAACAAACAGCCCAAATGAGCCCTCGTCCTAGATTGTTTGTGAACCTCTCGCCAGAACCAGGGACGCCTCACCCGATTCAAGCCTCGAAGCGAGCGAAATAATGAACAAATGAAGAGGGCCTGTGTAGATAGACACTGAAAAGACGGAGAGAAGCCGATCCAAGACGAGAATTAAGTGGATACCGAGGGGCAGGAGACAAAAAGGTTCGAAATATCAAATCCAATTCAAGGGAGGGACCGATTGAGAGAACGTCCCTCtagagcagagaaagagaggcagaGAAACCCTTGACACGAGGGAACCATGCGGAAGAAGTGCGGCCAGTATTTATGTGATCGCCAATTACGGTTCTACCCTTATGGACTGGCAAACCTGATCGGAGCCCGGGGGCCCCTTGGTTGCGAACGGGGATTGGCTTTGACTTTGTAAATCCCGATATTACCCTTCGGACTGGAACCCGTCAACAACCTGGTCCCAACTGACGTCACCGCGCGAGGAGTCGAGTCTGGAATTTCTCGTGCGGAGAAAACCGACTCCTACTAATTcaacaaaattttccaaattttctaAGAATATCCGAGAAAATGATATTCACGAATATATCCATGTCAGATAAGTACAAGTGCAGGCATCGAGCTATGAGGTACAACATAACTGCAagaaatattatataataactTAACAAAATATGGGTAGGAAGGAGATGACCATGCACATGTGTCTGTCCGTACACAAGAGTGCAATAAATTTTATTCCTTTGTTcgttttttcttaaaacaaataaataaattcttCATCTGATTTACTTGCTTTTCAAAATCAGTGCTCAAAAATGAGTTGGTTCGTGCAAAATCTTTCACTTTCGACAACAGATTATGGTAAAAGCTGAAAAAACAAATGCCTGTCATTGAGTCCATgtgtactttttcttttcatagtcATAGAACGAGATGCACAAGATTGAGTTATtgatctttatctctctctcatatattaGGGTTCTTCAACATTGTTTAAAAAGTGGATCGATAAGCCATGTGCAAATTATTTATTTAGCTAGCACCTAACCTTTGGATGAGTTTTGAAGAAGGATACCCCATTTCTCAAGGGATATATCTTGTTTTGGTATCTCGAAATGTCACGCTTCAACTTGTGCATGGGTAGCTTCTTATTTGCGGCACAGTGAATTGGTACTTTAGGGATTTGAAATGAAGACTAGTTGTCTGCCAACTCTTGTTGTCTGCCAGCTCTTGCTTGAGTGCCAactgtttattaaaaaaaaattaaaaaaaaaaggaataccGTTATCGtaggtttgaaatttaaatgacATATTTTGGAAGTATTTATATTTGTGCGCCAATCGTCTCACACACACGATGCAGACAAAGCGAGCCACGTCACATgaattttatataaaagaagGCTGTCCGTTGTCTAGACAAGGTCTGACTTCAGAGTTAGAGAGACTTTGTCAACGGTTCatttagttcaaatttgaatacgAATTACAAGCTTAATCTGGCCTCCAACATGTCAAAATCAACGTAACCCCTCACGCCTTTCCCTTGAATTGACGTGCTTATGAATTTTCgataacataaaataatgaagaaatagTTTAGAACGCGATCCATATGTTATAAGGATTGCATGTCACTTTCTAATTCATGGTTCTTGTCGTTTTTTAGTATCGGTTGCTCTTTATtgtgaaataacaaaaaaactttaCGATTTCATATTGGAAGAAAGTATATAAAAAACATTGGTTCTCTTGAATCAGCGAAGTCCTTTTACCATCTATTCGATTCAAATTGGCCAATTGAGACCCGTTCCGTTGAGATCATAACATTAGTTTCACTTCAAGGATGGATCGGAATCTGATCTATTTGCATCCTTAAATTCACAATCAAGGTGCTTTTGGATGCAGATGATGAAGAAGCCAAAACTGGATAGCGATGCTTTTGAGACGAGTTGCAGCCCAGGTGTGCTACCACAGTCGCAGTAGGACAACGCTGAAAGGATTAGGTAGGCGAACATAATGACCGGTGGGGCCCACCATGAGCCAAGACCAGTCGTAGCATGCACAAACTGGGAGTGAGTCGTCTCGTGGGCTGTCTCTGTTGCCGACCCGTTCCTTCTTTCTTCTGGATTCGGAGTACGGGTTCAAGTCCCTATGTTGTGTACCCGGCCGCTTCGTACTCCTTACTACGGATGGGTCCGGACCTTGAGCTTTGCTCCAAATCCTTACCCCGTCCTTGTCGGATCGCTCGAGTTTTAACCAGATCTTTTACTCAAACTGGATTTGGATAAGTTGTGCTATATTTGGTAGCATCGCTCTGATCTAGATCCAGTTTCCATATGCTAGTGCCCCAGTCCCAAAGACAAAGAAGGGCATTTGGAAGCGCAGGGCTTTTGCCACTCAAGAAGAAAGCTGGTTTTACTTCGCTTTGGTGGATAGAATATGGTCAACACTCAAAAGTTGCTGGCCCGAATCAGAATCCAAGTCTGGAAAAAGTCCAGCGACGTAAGTCCGAAACCTTGAACTCGATTTGGAGCGACGCTTTGGAACTTATTTTGCGATCCATATTCGAAAAATAAAAACCGGTGATTCTCGAATCCTTTTTCGTTTAACAGGTGAGCGCCCACAAGTCTTATGATTCAGCTGATGATCATattttataagaataaaaaaggCATAGATGAAACTCTACTCTTTGACGTATTCAATCGAGTCGCTTGTTCAAGCCAAAGCTAAATTCGTTTATTTTGATCAAATCTGGCTCGAGTTCCGCTCGTTTAAAACATGGGTTCCCTAACTTTTTTTCTAATATAAGGACAAATTACATTGTTTGTTGGTATCTTAGAGGACCGTCCTATCCTAGGAATTAGATCAATTAGCGATATCATTCATCATATTTTAGATTGAGTAGCTTTAAGCCATTGTTGTCATCTATCCATTCAGCCAGAACCATCTATAAAGCTCATAAGATTATAACTCGTTTAAGAGACGTGAACTGCAGTTcccaaattaaaaataattatctGATGCAAACTTAATGAAAATGAGGTACTACAAATTTGTAGGGGCAGGAAGCACATCAAAGATCCGACCCGACCTTAGATcctttggctctgataccataaaagagAAGGCCACAAGGAAACTCAAATAACGTGGTTCGACTCCAGTCTCGTTCTACATCCTCAACCAAAAAGTTTCCTTCTCACACTTGAATCGTTTGTCTGTGTGAGAGGttctattgattttttaaaaaacacacCAGCTATTTCCTTATTCTTAGGATCACAATTGGTGTCAATATCTTTCTTAGTTATAGATTTGATCTCCGTTCCTAATTTTCTAATCAACCGCATCGCAGCAGCTACCTTGTGTTGATCCTTATCTTCATAGCTGAAGGGCATGGGAAAGAACGTTAAACTTGATGGACACTCTACTCAGATGGTGAGCGAGCAAGGAGATCAAATCTGTAACTAAGAAACTACAGATTTGATCTCCTTACCTTTATCAACAAAAAACGCGGATAAATGATTGGTCTCTCCGTTTTAAAGGCGCCGCGGATTTTCCTTTGGCGAGTCGACTCAAAATCCTGAAAAGTCCGTTCGTTCGGAAATGTTCGTTAACTTCAAAAGCTCATTTCACGTCGAACCGGCCTTTTTCCCTTTCCCACCAACTCCTCCCTCCAACGTGACATGGAGCGCGAGACTTTGAAGTCGATCCGATCCAGCTCTCCAAACTTCGAGTCGATAGACGAGACGGATCAGATCGGTTTCATCGGATCGACGGATCCAGATAAGTTGAGTTCGTAAGAGAGTTGAATTCTTGTACAGGTCCAAAAGAAGTCCAGATTTATCTCACAAGAAGTTGGAAGCCCAAAAAAATTGCCGTTTTAAAGTTTTGGTGGACCCGGAGTGGGGAGCAGCACTCCACGTCAAAAACCGAGACGACGAGATTCGCCTAATTTCCGACTCGAATCGGCCTTCTTCCGCGGAAAACTTAATTGCCGCGAAATTTCCAGCTGCACTGGGAAATTTGCCCCTCCCGATCGTCTTCTCCGAAGGCGTTCTTCCGATCGAGGAAGTCCGAGAAACTTTCGCCTCTCCTCCCCCGCCACCTATTCGGAGAGAGAAATTTGGTGAATTCGATCAGAATTTCCTGGTCTGGACTGTTGGTGACTCGGGAAACACGATGAATATTTTCGGGAAAAAGCCGACAACAAAAGGTCTGTGTTCTTCTCGCAaccatttctccttgtttcaTCAGACAATCACGTTTCGTAGCTTTCTTTCGATCCTTTTGCTGCCTTCATCCATAATTCTGCTAATTGAAGCCTTTACTTCCGAATTTCCCTTTCCCTGTCAATTTCAATCGCGATCTTTCTCGCTCTGAATTTTGTTCCTTCTCCTTGGACAATTcgtttgattatttttcttttctggaatTATGTGATGGATTGCAGAAGCGGTGCGCGCAAGTAAGCGAGAGATGGCCGTCGCCACAAGAGGTATGAATTTCTTCGCGAACTGAGTGTAAATAGAGATAGACTACCGAGAGTTTATCTTTCACTCTTTTGCTTATCGAGTTTTTTACATGATCGTGAATTAATCTATGTTGTAAAGTGTTATCCAACAGAGAGTTGTCTTGGTTCGTATCCAGGTGGTAAAAATTTAAGAAGAGTTATGGTCTCCATCAAGTTGTTCTGGTGCATTGTATTTCTGTCATTCTTGGTCTTGGCCGCGTTGTTTGGCTTTCTAGTATTTCTGTTATAATTTCCTCATTCATCTTAGACTATCGGACGAGGAAGCAGACGTGGCTTTTTCTTAgggtcttttcttttctctatttcaGGTGTCGAGAGGGAGATTGCAGGACTGCAATTAGAGGTATGTCACGTCATCAACCAGAAAAATAAAccaaagagaggaaaaagaaaagctagaGAAGAGTGTTCTGTTAACTTCTTCTTATCTTTCCTAGCTAATCTGAGGCTGCATGTTGGCAGGAGAAAAAGCTTGTTGCAGAAATAAAGAGGACAGCTAAGACTGGGAATGATGTGAGAGCACCTCTACTTGTTAgcgttaatttttttttcacattttaaactTTGAACCGACATTTATTAACATATCAACTTGACAATTCTGTGTATATGAGACCCCTTTGCATCTTCTCTCAAGGAGAgtgcttttgtctttttttggcGTCAGTACAGGATATTTCTAGCTTCCTTTCAGTCAATTTAGTTGTATTTTCACAAATTTATTCGGTAGATGGAGCTTATCTACTTTGTATTTGCTTAATTTTCCTGTCTTCCTTAATAATGTATTTTATGCAATTTGTAGGCTGCCACTCGGGTGTTGGCTCGTCAACTTGTGAGGCTCAGGCAGCAGATCTCAAAATTGCAAGGAAGCCGTGCACAGATGAGAGGGGTTGCGACCCATACTCAAGTGCAAACCTTCTCACCTTTTCTCTATTAGGTTGCTTAACTAATGTAGCATTCTAGTTTTAGAAAAACTAGTTcccttgtttcttcttttgcaggCAGTGTATGCCACTACTTCGGTTGCTGCTGGTATGAAAGGTGCCACCAAAGCAATGTCATCAATGAACAAGGTATGCGCTATTTCTAATACCAATTTCTTGTTGAGCACCCTACTGAGAAAGTTTTCTAAATAGATTTCCTTTCGTCACTGATTTCTGGCTTGAGTGGGGGGCAATTCTTTTGTTGATCTTAATTATCTCTTACTAGTTACTATGTCTGGATTACAGCAATTAGCACCTGCAAAACAgatgaagattatgaaagaCTTCCAGAGGCAGGCAGCGCAAATGGATATGACTGTAAGATTCTTCTATGGATTTCTCCAATTTTCATACGAAATCTTAGCTGTCATTGAACAGGTGTATTAAGATATAAATCTTGGGACATCTGCCCTTACATCTACTGTGCTGTCTGAGATAACAGCTGTCATATTTCCTTGATCCTatgaattttttgtaatattcacGAATTTGGGTGAATCTCCACATGTAGACAAATTGTAGTTATTACTTGGTCTCAGGATTCGTTTGTCTACTGAGAAATCCATATACTTAGCAGTAAAAGcttatttcttgtatttttccttCCCAAGGATAGCTGTGGACGAATCCAGTTATCTGCTCTGCTGTACTCCAGTAAGTTGTCATGGCACGAATATAAATTTCAGATCtctcaagaaatataaaaagtGGTCATTCAGTTTTCTTGAAATATAACTTTCCGTGATATAGTCAGTAATGATGAAATTACATTCTACTGAATTCAATGTCCACTTTAATTATTGTGACGGCAAAAGTGATTGATAAAGTTTTGATTAACTAAActtggttttccttttcccctgAATTTATTGCTTATAGATGTTAAGTGATTTTAGTTGGTAGCAGGACAGGCATTCCAAATTTAATGCCTACATCCATAATGTCAAACATCATTTGTGAATCCTGGTCCCAAATAAAATTTAAGCAGAATTTTTGTGCAGATTTTCTGGGAAAGGGCAGTTGTCGTGTGACTGTTTTCTGATGTTATGATGGCACTTCCATTCCTTGCCTTTTAAGTAATTATAATGTCAACATTAATGACTTGGTAACATGCTACACTGCAGTAGATAGCAAGAAGTTATTTTGGACTATAGATCATTCAGAGATGAAGTTATCCGGTGGCTAGGAGTAAGATCTTAACCCTATCATGCTGCAAGAAGCAGTTATTTTGCCAGGAACCGTAAATTAAGACAAAGCAACTCATTCACACTAGCTGCaatttgaataatttcatgataaaaaatttcttgGGATGCACTGCCTATAAAGGAATGGGATGATATACCTTCCTCCTACCTAATTCAGTGTGGCTGTTTTTCTATTTAGACTTGCAGAGGCACGTATCTTCCATCACTGCAAGGGAACATctcattgacatttttaagaaattcaaaaaagcaACGTGTTGATTTTGTACATGTTGCTTATGGTGCTTCTAAGGGATTCTCGTTCATCTTTTCTTTGGGCACCGTATTCTACCTGTGCCTGCCAGAAGCTCTTGTACATTGCCTACATACTTTGTCCAGACTTCTTCTGAGCAGTTAGTTAGTTGTGAGGCATGCATTGCCTGATAGTTTGGGATTTCTCTGCATTCTAAGTAGTAGTAATTTTATCGATATTGGAAATGTAGGACAATCTGTAGCCTTCTGCAAAAGTGATTCCTTATCATAACTTGTATCTTGCCTCTGTGTTATATTTTAGGACATACTAGGTTCTAGGTTTTATTTGAATCTTGGTAATGGTCGGCATGAATATTTGAACCTGATTTATTTAAATTGTGGATTATAGCTTCTTGGCAAGGGTTTGTGCATATAGGTGGCCTAGTCTTATTGGTTTTCAAAACTGCGTCTAGTTGGTAAATGGTATATTCTTTACTGACTTGTAATTTGTTTGCTCATAGCTTGTGTTTTCTTCTGAGATGCAGAGTGACATGATGTCAGAGACGATTGATGATGTCTTAGACGATGACGAAGCTGAGGAGGAATCTGAGGAGTTGACGAGCcaggtttttttttcactttgtgaACCAGTCAATGTTACCTTATGCGTAATTGTTTCTCCTATAATGTGCTTAAATCTTTCCCTGTAGGTGCTCGATGAAATTGGAATTGATATTGCTTCACAGGTCTGTTCCTTTCATTAACGCTGTAATACCTCTTACTGCATGCACATTTTTCAGTGCTGATGGTTAATTGCTATTCTCACTTCCAAACAGTTGTCTTCAGCCCCTAAAGGAAGAGTTGCAGGGAAGACCGTTGAAAGTGTGAGCAGGTAAGCCTTATTCTATACAACTGAAACCTATTTCTATTTCAGATGCCAATTCTTGCTGAAAAGATTACGCATCAGTTGAGATATTAACTCTGCGGCAATCAGTGGAGAACTCTAAGTAACCATCATCCTCTGCAACTAAGAACTCATCTTTTATATTGTAGACCGGATGTGGATGAGCTAGAGAAGAGGCTCGCGGCTCTGAGAAGTGGCTGAATTTTCACGGCGTGGCCTTCGAACCACAAAGACAGGAATTTGTGCGAGACTGAATGGACAAGACAAGGTTTAATTCACGATTTATTGGACTATTTTGTCTCCTCCGAAGAAACTGTATAAATGATCAACTGAAGTATTAATTTGCTTCCACCATCAGTTGTGTACACTGTACAGCTCACGTATGTATCGTGATAAACCATATTATGATCAATCACGACCCCTCTCTCGCTATCCGCCACTCTCACGCCACAAAGTAGGTATGGAAGTACAAAATACACGAAGCGTCATATCGAAGGATGAATTGGTAGCGACCAACATTTCTGATGCAAAGCAAGCCACAAGGCTCGGAACGTAGGCCACCAAGGAGTGACGATTTAGCGGACAACAGCTTATCTTGTAGTCATTTGTCTGAAGGGCAAATCTTGTTATGCCAATGCCACCTACAAGATGATGGTTGCAGTCAGACTGCAGATCCATCGCTAACGGGCAGGCGCCCCTGCTTTATCGGCATTTTATCAGCAAAGAAAGGTGGATCTCGAAGCTCCCAAAAGAACTAGCAGACAACTCCGGGTGTCGGGGAACGCTCATTCATGTGAAATCCATGTGAAATCCCGTGTCCTTATTCAGCAGCGGCCC
Protein-coding regions in this window:
- the LOC116252449 gene encoding vacuolar protein sorting-associated protein 2 homolog 3-like — encoded protein: MNIFGKKPTTKEAVRASKREMAVATRGVEREIAGLQLEEKKLVAEIKRTAKTGNDAATRVLARQLVRLRQQISKLQGSRAQMRGVATHTQAVYATTSVAAGMKGATKAMSSMNKQLAPAKQMKIMKDFQRQAAQMDMTSDMMSETIDDVLDDDEAEEESEELTSQVLDEIGIDIASQLSSAPKGRVAGKTVESVSRPDVDELEKRLAALRSG